In Primulina huaijiensis isolate GDHJ02 chromosome 4, ASM1229523v2, whole genome shotgun sequence, a genomic segment contains:
- the LOC140975894 gene encoding uncharacterized protein At1g76070-like — protein sequence MEKPTPKPKNKILNFLPKAAQAAAVSFQNLPFSPGRDKFRAHHNKGFSGPILTSMIPPEARGRSKNFETQEPTSPKVSCMGQIKQVKRISSKKNRVSPPRKARPEKLSKPERPGKPRPAKVELKKKPSGVWKLFGPGRKSDASINYSPPQQQQPSSAERAPGIGQMRKFASSRDTFANFDWSAVQIAPEDNRRDFDYSDEEKGYRDGEDDVIIPFSAPILTGGGGGGGGGGPGAAVEPRKEINLWKRRTMSQPKPLQLNKIR from the coding sequence ATGGAGAAGCCAACTCCGAAACCGAAGAACAAAATCTTAAACTTCTTGCCCAAAGCAGCGCAGGCGGCGGCGGTCTCCTTCCAAAATCTGCCGTTCAGTCCCGGCAGAGACAAGTTCAGAGCCCATCACAACAAGGGCTTCTCCGGCCCGATCTTGACCTCCATGATCCCGCCCGAAGCCCGAGGGAGATCCAAGAATTTCGAAACCCAAGAACCCACTTCGCCCAAGGTCTCATGCATGGGACAGATCAAGCAAGTGAAGAGGATCAGTAGTAAGAAGAATCGCGTTTCCCCGCCGAGGAAGGCCAGGCCCGAGAAACTTTCGAAGCCCGAGAGACCAGGTAAACCCAGGCCAGCCAAGGTTGAGCTGAAGAAGAAGCCGTCCGGGGTCTGGAAGCTTTTCGGCCCGGGGAGGAAATCCGATGCGTCGATCAATTACAGCCCTCCGCAGCAGCAGCAGCCGTCTTCGGCGGAGAGAGCGCCTGGGATCGGTCAGATGAGGAAGTTCGCAAGCAGCCGTGATACGTTCGCGAATTTCGATTGGTCGGCTGTACAGATTGCGCCGGAGGATAACCGGAGAGACTTCGACTATTCCGATGAAGAGAAGGGGTACAGAGACGGGGAGGACGACGTCATCATCCCGTTCTCGGCGCCTATATTGAcgggcggcggcggcggcggcggcggaggaGGACCCGGCGCGGCGGTGGAGCCGAGGAAGGAGATTAATTTGTGGAAGAGGAGGACCATGTCTCAGCCTAAGCCTCTTCAGTTAAACAAGATCAGatga
- the LOC140975895 gene encoding uncharacterized protein has translation MVLALDLQDFLLRARVLKLYRHALRVAGRAPQDSRDELRQFIRREMEVNRSCKDKQRIRFFISDGLERLKRLDETLDMQGR, from the exons ATGGTTCTCGCGTTAGATTTGCAGGATTTTCTTCTTCGAGCTAGGGTTTTGAAGCTCTACAGGCATGCTCTCAGGGTTGCTGGGAGAGCTCCCCAAGATTCTAGAG ACGAATTGAGGCAGTTTATCAGACGAGAAATGGAAGTTAACAGGTCCTGCAAAGACAAACAGAGGATTAGATTTTTTATCAGTGACGGATTAGAGAGATTGAAGCGGCTGGATGAGACACTCGATATGCAAGGCCGATGA